In Gaiellales bacterium, the genomic window CCTTTTTCGTGGACCGTGTCGCCGGTGCCGCTACGAACTGGAGCCGTTCGAGCCGGCCTCGGACATCAGCCGCTCGGCCAGCTCGCGCTTCTGATCTGGCGAGAACTTCTTCAGCTCGTTGTTCAGCACGCGCTCGTTGATGGCGACGTTCCAGTAGTCGAGCGAGTCGACCCCGAGCAGGGCCGTCTTGCCGACAAACTGCCGCAGCACCTCGTTGGTCGGGCCCATCACCCAGCCGGCCTTGCCGTCGCGGAGGTAGCGCTCGAGCTGCAGCGGCTCCTTCTTGTACCCGGTGCCGCCGCAGCAGTGGAGCATCTTGTCGACGACGTGCGCGACGTTCTTGGCGGCGTTGAACTTGATCTGCCACGCCCAGTGCAGGTAGTTCCCGCGTGCCAGGTCGCCGATCGGCGGATTCGTCTTGCCGCCGTCGGTCGCGTTGTCCATCGCCTGCGCCACCGAGAAGACGAAGCAGCGCGAAGCGTTCGTGTCCATGATCGCCTCGCCGACCGCGTCCTGGATCGTCGGGTAGTCCGCGACGCGCATGCCCACGTCCTTGTGCTTCTTGACCGTCGTATGGCGGATCGCGATGTCGATGGAGCCCAGCGCGATGCCGTTCCAACAGCCGGACGAACCGATCAGGAAGTACGGGTCGACGGCCTCGTCGTTGGAGTTGGCCCCGTCGCCGATCGGCCCGACGAGCTGGTTCTCGGGGACGAACTTCCAGTCCAGCAGCAGCGTGCCGGACTGGTTGCCGCGCAGGCCCATCGCGTCCCACTCCTGCGGCTTCGCCTCGATCTCGTCCTTGTCGACCACGAACACCGACAGGTTCGAGTAGTCGCCGTTGTACTCGGGCGACGTCGTCTGCAGGACGTAGAAGTCCGCAAACCCGGCAGACGTCGTCCACGACGCCTTCTTCAGCACCTCGTAGCCGCCGTCGACCTTGCGGGCACCGGACGCGATCGGGTACCAGAAGTGCGAGCCGGTCTCCGGGTCGGAGTACGAGAGCGTCCCGAGCAGGCCTTCCCGCACCCGCTTCAGGTACTTGTCGACGATGTGATCCGTCGCGCGCAGGCGGAGCGCCTCGACGGCGCCCGTGTGCATGACGTAGCACATCGCGCACGATGCGTCGCCGTAGCGGGCGATCGTCTCGGTGACAGCCGCGTACATCACATGGTTCTGTCCGAGGCCGCCCCACTCCTTCGGCAGCAGCAGGCCAAGGAATCCGTCGGGGCCGAGCGCCTCGAGGCTCTTGCGCGGGAAGGTCAGCGTGCGGTCGTTCTCAGCCGCCAGCGGCCTGATCGTCTCTTCGCAGATCTCCTTCAGCCGCTCGAGCAGGCGGAGCTGCTCCTCGGTGAAAAACCAGTCGGGCTGGAACATCGGGTCGAGCCCGGCCATGGCCGACTCAGGAGCGACCGTTGCCATTCAGGACTCCTCTCGTGGGTTCTTCCTGCGGTGGGAAATGCAAATTCCCCCGCATATCCTACGCCTCGCCCGCCGTATCGGCTATGTGAGCGTGGCCAACTCTTCCTCGCTGCGCCGCTCAGCCTCCGACACGCCGCCGGGCCGCCCGGCGCGGTCCCAGAGCGCGAACAGCCCCCCGGCCGTGATCCCGGCGGCCGCCAGCGACGCGAGCGGATACCCGCGCCTGAGGTTCACCGCCAGCGTGAGGGCGACGGCGGCCAGGCTGACGAGGTTGACCGCCAGCAGCAGCCACCGGCCCTCGCGGCGAGAGAACCGGCTCATGGAGAGCAGCCCGAACACGAACGAGACGAACACCGCGACCGCGTAGAACAGCACCAGCTCCTGCTCCCGCCCGCCACCGGCGAGGATGACCGCGCACGACACGGCGAGGAACACGCCGACCGACCAGTATGGCGTGTGGTGCGCGTTCGTCCGGCCGAGCGACGCAGGCAGGATGCCCTCGCCGCCCCGGCCGCGCGCGAGCGCCTTCAGCAGCCCGGGCCCCGCCTGGAACGAGCTGCTCGCCGCGGCCAGGAGCAGCACCGCGCTCGTCAGCTGGAACGCTGCAAACAGCGGGCCGTCACCGACGGCGGCGCGCGCGATCTCGGCGATCTGCGTCGAGTCGCCCGGAGGGATGCCGACGTGGAGCCGCACCGCCAGCGCGGTGAGGCCGATCGTCAGCCAGGCGACGATCCCGAGCGTGAGCCAGAGCGTGATCTGGCCGAAGCGCACCTTTCCCGCACGGTCGAGCTGGCCGAGCTGCGCGACGGCCGACGAGGGTGCCTCCACGCCCGTGGCGAGCGCCATGGCGACCGGAAACGCGAGCAGGACGGCGAGGGGGGCGCTTCCCGTCGCAGACGGCGGGTCGAGCCGCGCATGGCCGTGCCCGTGCGGCCCCACCAGCCCCCAGAGGATGACCAGCGATCCGATGCAGACGAACGAGACGGTCATCGCCGCAAACAGGGTGCGGCCGCCGTGCCCGAACCATGTCAGGCCGGCGACGAGCGTGCAGAGCGCAACGGCGACCGGCAGCCGTGCGGAGGCGACGCTCGGCACGTAGGCCACGATCGCGGATGTGGCCGCCGAACAGCTGATGGCGATCGTCAGCGCGTAGTCGACGATCAGGGAGCCGAGCGGCAGGAACGCCCATCCCTCGCCGAACGCCGTGCCGGCCGCGGCCGCGTCGCCGCCACCCGGGAAGCGCGCCACCAGGCGGTGGTAGTTGACGATAACGAGGGCGATGATCGCGACGACGAGTGCCATCGTCGGCAGGAGCAGTCCCAGCCTTCCGTCCAGCGCGCGAAGCGCCGCCTCGATGGCGTAGGCGACGGACGAGACGGGATCGCCCATCACCGCGAACGCGAACGCCAGCATCAGCACGGGGCGTGAGTGGAGAAGACGGCGGGCGGAAGCGGGCATGGGTCTGGTGTGCCGACCAGACTTCCCGGCGCGCCGGCGTCAAGCCTATCGCAGCGGGAACCGGTCCCTCAGCGCGCGGGAAAGGGCGGGAGATACGATTCTCGTATGGCGGTTTCGCACACATCGGTGGTGTCGAGTGACACACCCGAGCGCACGGTCGAGAGCCGGTACCTGTATCGGATCATCAACACCGTCTCGTCGACTCTCGATCTCGACCGGGTGCTTCGCGCGATCGTCGATCTGGTCAGCGAGGCGATCGACTGCCATGCCTGCTGGATCTACTTCGTCGACCCAGACGACGACGGCCTCGTTCTGCGGGCGGTGTCCGACCCGTATGCGGCGCTCGTGGGACGCCTCCGATTCGAACCGGGCGAGGGCCTCGCGGGGTGGGTGGCCGAACACAACCGCCCGGTCTTCATCCCCGAAAACGCACCGGACGATCCGCGCGCCAAGGTCGTCCCCGAAGCGGACGAGGAGAAGTACGGTTCGCTGTGCGCCGCCCCGCTGCGGACCAAGGCGGGAACCGTGATCGGGGTGATCGCGCTGCACGCGGAGGCGCCGCGGGAGTTCACGCGCGCGGATTCCGACTTCCTGGTGCACGCCGCGACGCTCGTTGCCGGGGCCGTCGAGAACGCCCGGCTGTTCGAGGACACCCGCCGGCGCCTCTCGCTGGTGGAGGGACTCTCCGATCTGGCGCGCGCCCTCTCGGCTGCCTCGACGCTCGAGAGCCTGCTGCCGGCTGTCGCGCGCCGCGCGCAGCGGCTGCTGGAGGCGTCGTCGTGCGACGTGCTGATCGCCGACGCCGACGGGCGAGCGCTCTCCCCGGGCGCCGCCTGGCCGGGCGGCGGTGAGGTGCCGCAGACCGTCAACGTCCACGAGCTCGGGCTCGAGCTCGCGCTCTCCGCTCGCGGCGGCGGCGAGAAGTCGAGCCACCGCCTGGCCACCGCCCTCTGGGGCGCCGAGGTGGCGGGCACCGCGCTCGTGGTGCCCATGGTCGCAGCCGAGGAGCTGGTCGGTGTGCTGGCGCTCCGCTTCGCGGGCGCCCGCCGGATCGATGCAGAGCACCGCGAGCTGGCGGGCTCGATCGCGAACCAGGCGGCCGTCGCGATCAAGAAGGTGCAGCTGATCGACCGGCTGACCGAGCGAAACGCGATCAAGGATCTGCTCGAGGACCTGTCCCGGGGAACCGCGTCGCTGTCCGAGCTCGAGGAGCGAGCGTCCGCGCTCGGGTGCGACCTTGGCGCCCCGCATCTCGTGCTGCAGGCGGCGCCCAGGCCCGGCCCTTCGGAGGCGAGCTGGGACGCCGTCGCCGAGTCGCTGGAGCAGGCGGTCGCCCGCGCGTTCCCCGGCTCGCTGTTCGACCGCCGGGACTCGGCGCTCCGCGGCCTGGTGCGGCTGAACGGCTTCGACGAATCCGCGGTGGCCGACCGCCTGCGCGAGATCCATGCGCGGCTGAACGGCACGCATCCGCTGGCGATCGGGCTGTCCAACCGGTGTGAGCGCGCGGGCGCCTACCCGAACGGCTTCAGCGAGGCCGAGCACGCGGTGGTCGCGGCATCCGTGGTCAGCAGCGAGCCGGGCGTCGTCAACTTCGACGACCTCGGCGCGTACAAGTACCTGCTCAAGGTGTCGCAGGACGGGCACGTCCGCGACCGGCGCGGCGAGGCGCTGCAGCAGCTCGCCTCCTACGACCAGCGGCACCGCTCCCAGCTCCTGCTGACGCTCGAGGAGTATCTCCGGCGGCGGGGCAACATCGCGGCGGCGGCGCAGACGCTCTATGTGCATCCGAACACGCTGCGCCAGCGTCTTCGCAGGATCCAGGACCTCACCGGTCTGGACGTCGCGCGCGAGGACTGGCTCATGATCGAGATCGAGCTTAAGCTCCTTCGGCTCGATCAGGCCCTCGGCCGCTAGCCTGGCGGCTGCATCGCTCGCGTTTCGCTCGCCAGGGCGGCTGCATCGCGTGCGTTTCGCTCGCCGGGCCGCTCCAACGCGCGGGGATCACGCTCGCATCACACCGCCATCACGCTCGCATCACGCCGACCGAAAACATGCCGGACCCCTAGTAATTCGGTCGGGAGTTTGCGACATTCTGCTCGAAATCGACGTGAAGGAGACCGGAATGGCCACTGTCAGCGCGCGTCCACTCGCAGACACGATCCGCGCGAAGGCGGAACAGGACGGGATCAAGTTCTTCTTCGCGCAGTTCGTGGATATGCACGCGAAGCCCTCGGCGAAGCTCGTGCCGATCGAGAACTGGGAGAACCTCGTCACCGAGGGTGCGGGCTTCGCGGGCTTCGCCGCCGGCCCGATCGGCCAGACGCCGGCATCGCCCGACATGATGGCGATCCCCGACCTGGGCAGCTACACCCCCGTCCCGTTCAAGCCGGGGCTGGCGCGGTTCGCATGCGACATCACCGTCGAGGGTGAGGAGTGGCCGTACTGTCCCCGGACGATTCTCCGGCGCCAGATCGAGCGGGCGAAGAAGCTCGGATACACGTTCAAGGTCGGCATGGAGCTGGAGTTCTTCCTCCTGCGTGAGACGGAGGACGGACGCCTCGAGCTCGCAGACCCGCTCGACCGGCTCGACCAGCCGTGTTACGACATGAAGGGCCTGACCCGGCAGTACGAGTTCCTCAGCCAGCTGTCCACGTACATCAACCAGCTCGGCTGGGGCAGCTACGCGAACGACCACGAGGACGCGAACGGCCAGTTCGAGTCGAACTTCGAGTTCGCCGACGCCCTGACCACCGCCGACCGCGCGATCTTCTTCCGCTACATGGTGCACGCCATGGCCCAGGAGCGGGGGATGCTGGCGACGTTCATGGCCAAGCCGTTCGGCCACCTGACGGGCAACGGCGGCCACTTCCACATGTCGCTGTGGGACGAGAGCGGAACGACCGACCTGTTCAAGGACGACGACGACCCCAACGGGCTCGGCCTCTCGAAGCTGGGCTACCAGTTCACCGCCGGGCTGAAGAAGCACGCGAAGGCCTACATCGCCGTGACGGCGCCGACGGTCAACTCCTACAAGCGCCTCACCACCACCGCCGGCACGCCCACGTCGGGCGCCACCTGGTCGCCGATCTTCATCACCCACGGTGCCAACAACCGCACGCAGATGCTGCGCCTGCCCGGCGGCCACGTCGAGGATCGAACGGTGGACGGCTCGTGCAACCCCTACCTCGCGATGGCGGTGATCCTCGCCGCGGGCCTGGACGGGATCGAGAAGGACATGGACGCCGGGCCGCACAACGACGACAACCTGTACGAGCTGACCGAGAAGGAGCTGAAGCGGCGCAAGATCGAGCTGCTTCCGGCCAACCTGCTCGACGCGACGCGGCACCTCGAGAAGGATCAGGTGATCCGGGAGGCACTCGGAAACACGGGCACCGAGGACTACGTCGACTACTACGTGAAGACGAAGCAGGACGAGTGGAAGGCCTACCACGAGCAGGTCACGCCGTGGGAGGTCAGCCGCTACCTGACGCTGTTCTAGGCGGAACCGCCGAGCCGGGTCTGCCGTTGCGGGCTGACCCGGCCGGCCCCTGCACGCCCGGCCCGTGTGCACTTCCCCACACACCGCCCGCGGGAATTGCATCCCCGCTGGCACTGCCCCCGACCCGCGGAGATCCATAGGATGGTGGCTCCACCGCTGTCGTCTGGAAAGGACTGGTCCACGTGTGCGGGTTGTGTGGATTCCTCTACAAGGATCCGAGCCGGTACGGACCCATCGGGCGCGCCATGTTCGACATGCTCACGCCCCTCGACCGGCGTGGCACCGATTCGACCGGCACCGCCCTCTACGGCACCCCGGGCGACGACTCCTACGTCGTCCGCGTGCGCATGGAGGCGAACGGTGACACCCCCGCGCGCGTGCACGAGGCGCTGGCGGGCGCCGGCGCCGTCACGGAGGAGTCCCACACCGGCGGCAACCTCCGGGCGCGGGTCACCTACAGCGGCGACCTCGGCGACCTGACCGACATCGTCGAGCGGGTGCCCGACACCGAGGTGTTCTCGATCGGCCGGTCGATGGAGATCGTCAAGGACGTCGGCGACGCCGCGGATGTCGAGCGCTCCGCGCCGTACCGCGAGTTCCAGGGCAGCCACGCGATCGGCCACACCAGGATGGCGACCGAGTCGCTCGTCGACGTGGCGCACAGCCATCCGTTCTGGGCGCGGCCGTTCCCCGACATCTCGGTCGTCCACAACGGGCACATCACGAACTACCACAAGCTGCGCCGACGGCTCGCGGAGAAGGGGCACCGCTTCGCGACGGGCAACGACTCCGAGGCGATCGCGGTCTACATCGCCGACAAGCTCGAGGAGGGCAACTCGCTCGAGGACGCCCTCCGCTCATCGGTGCACGACCTGGACGGGACGTTCGCGTACCTGATCTCGACGCCCGACGGCATCGGCGTGGCGCGCGACCGCTTCGCGCTGAAGCCGCTGATCTTCGCCGAAGACGACGAGCAGGTGTTGATCGCATCCGAGGAGATCGCGGTGCGCCGGGTCGCAGCGTCGCCCGACCTGCGACCCCGCGAGCTCGGAGCAGGGGAGGTGCGCTGGTGGCTACGTTGACGAGCGAGATCGACTGCGCGCAGCACACGACGCGCGAGATCAACCAGGCGATCAAGCGGGCGGCCGCCGACGGCGTCCCCGAGGTGCGCCTGACCAACCCCGCCGCGCGGCACTGCCTCGCCGTGGCGGTGATGGCGCCGGTGCGCATCGTCTTCGACGGCCCGGTGGGCTGGTACTGCGGGGGCATGTGCGACGGCGCCGACATCGTCGTCAACGGCAACTGCGGCTGGAGCCTCGGCGAGAACCTGATGTCCGGGTCGATCTCGGTGCACGGCAACGGCGGCAGCTCCGCCGGCGCGACCATCCGCGGCGGGCGCATCTTCGTCGAGGGAGACACGGGCGCCCGCAGCGGCATCGCGATGAAAGGCGGCACCCTCGTCGTCGGCGGCTCCGTCGGCTACATGTCGGCGTTCATGATGCAGCGCGGCACGATCATCGTCTGCGGCGACGCGGGCGACGGCATCGGCGACTCGATGTACGAGGGCACCGTCTTCGTGGGCGGGTCGATCCACTCGCTCGGCGCGGACTGCGTCGAGGCGGAGCTGACCGGCGACGACCGCGCAATGCTCGAAACGGAGCTGACGGCCAGCGGCATCGACGCCGGTGCCGGCGACTGGAAGAAGCTCGTGTCCGGCCGCAAGCTCTGGAACTTCTCGAAGCACGAGTATGACCACTGGAGGGCGGCGCTATGAGCCAGTTCATCCCCCGCGGTCACGACGGGCACGTCCACCAGACGCTGTGGGTCTGGTCGCCCGAGACGATCGACGACATCCAGACCAAGGCGGAGTTGGGCCGCTACACGAACCGCGGACTCGGCACGACACGCCGCACGCCGCACGTCGAGGACCTCACGTTCGTCCCGTGCACGCTCTCGCGCGTCCCGCTCGAGGGCTACCGCGAGACGTGCAACACGTCCATCGAGATCGGCGCCCGTCACGGCGCGAAGCCGATCCGGCTGTCGACGCCGATCACGATCGCCGGCATGAGCTACGGCGCGCTCTCGCGCAACGCCAAGCAGGCGCTCGGCATCGCGGCGACGCGCGTCGGCATCTCGACCAC contains:
- the glnT gene encoding type III glutamate--ammonia ligase, whose translation is MATVSARPLADTIRAKAEQDGIKFFFAQFVDMHAKPSAKLVPIENWENLVTEGAGFAGFAAGPIGQTPASPDMMAIPDLGSYTPVPFKPGLARFACDITVEGEEWPYCPRTILRRQIERAKKLGYTFKVGMELEFFLLRETEDGRLELADPLDRLDQPCYDMKGLTRQYEFLSQLSTYINQLGWGSYANDHEDANGQFESNFEFADALTTADRAIFFRYMVHAMAQERGMLATFMAKPFGHLTGNGGHFHMSLWDESGTTDLFKDDDDPNGLGLSKLGYQFTAGLKKHAKAYIAVTAPTVNSYKRLTTTAGTPTSGATWSPIFITHGANNRTQMLRLPGGHVEDRTVDGSCNPYLAMAVILAAGLDGIEKDMDAGPHNDDNLYELTEKELKRRKIELLPANLLDATRHLEKDQVIREALGNTGTEDYVDYYVKTKQDEWKAYHEQVTPWEVSRYLTLF
- a CDS encoding acyl-CoA dehydrogenase family protein; translated protein: MATVAPESAMAGLDPMFQPDWFFTEEQLRLLERLKEICEETIRPLAAENDRTLTFPRKSLEALGPDGFLGLLLPKEWGGLGQNHVMYAAVTETIARYGDASCAMCYVMHTGAVEALRLRATDHIVDKYLKRVREGLLGTLSYSDPETGSHFWYPIASGARKVDGGYEVLKKASWTTSAGFADFYVLQTTSPEYNGDYSNLSVFVVDKDEIEAKPQEWDAMGLRGNQSGTLLLDWKFVPENQLVGPIGDGANSNDEAVDPYFLIGSSGCWNGIALGSIDIAIRHTTVKKHKDVGMRVADYPTIQDAVGEAIMDTNASRCFVFSVAQAMDNATDGGKTNPPIGDLARGNYLHWAWQIKFNAAKNVAHVVDKMLHCCGGTGYKKEPLQLERYLRDGKAGWVMGPTNEVLRQFVGKTALLGVDSLDYWNVAINERVLNNELKKFSPDQKRELAERLMSEAGSNGSSS
- a CDS encoding GAF domain-containing protein yields the protein MAVSHTSVVSSDTPERTVESRYLYRIINTVSSTLDLDRVLRAIVDLVSEAIDCHACWIYFVDPDDDGLVLRAVSDPYAALVGRLRFEPGEGLAGWVAEHNRPVFIPENAPDDPRAKVVPEADEEKYGSLCAAPLRTKAGTVIGVIALHAEAPREFTRADSDFLVHAATLVAGAVENARLFEDTRRRLSLVEGLSDLARALSAASTLESLLPAVARRAQRLLEASSCDVLIADADGRALSPGAAWPGGGEVPQTVNVHELGLELALSARGGGEKSSHRLATALWGAEVAGTALVVPMVAAEELVGVLALRFAGARRIDAEHRELAGSIANQAAVAIKKVQLIDRLTERNAIKDLLEDLSRGTASLSELEERASALGCDLGAPHLVLQAAPRPGPSEASWDAVAESLEQAVARAFPGSLFDRRDSALRGLVRLNGFDESAVADRLREIHARLNGTHPLAIGLSNRCERAGAYPNGFSEAEHAVVAASVVSSEPGVVNFDDLGAYKYLLKVSQDGHVRDRRGEALQQLASYDQRHRSQLLLTLEEYLRRRGNIAAAAQTLYVHPNTLRQRLRRIQDLTGLDVAREDWLMIEIELKLLRLDQALGR